In a single window of the Populus alba chromosome 16, ASM523922v2, whole genome shotgun sequence genome:
- the LOC118047184 gene encoding probable LRR receptor-like serine/threonine-protein kinase At1g06840 isoform X1 — MSWMRSLGCVFVLSYCYLVLQTDAQITDAQITDPSEVDALISVKNSLVDPMKHLSSWKKGGDPCASNWTGIFCFDTNATDGYLHVRELQLLNMNLSGRLTPKLGQLSRLTILDFMWNELDGSIPKEIGNISSLQLLLLNGNKLSGFLPDELGYLSKLDRLQVDKNYISGPIPASFANLSSVKHIHMNNNSIRGQIPPELSKLSTLRHLLLDNNILSGYLPPEFSVLPELRILQLDNNKFIGPGIPDTYGNLSKLAKLSLRNCSLQGSIPGLSSIQNLLYLDLSKNELSGPLPPTLSDNITTIDLSDNHLNGSIPSFSNLTSLQRLDLSNNSLSSILGEVNLPENVTLRLGGNPICHDANIPNIIQFCEPEDGGDQTAERRTNSKVTCDVQSCPTDDFFEYVASSPVTCFCAAPLRIGYRLKSPSFSYFTPHVNQFEKYVTRSLNMSSYQLSIDSFFWEEGPRLRMYLKLFPPANNHSTMYNATEVQRIRDIFASWQFPPNDFFGPYELLNFTLLGPYAQMNVESHKECISKGVWAAIILAAIACAVVIISAITVSIIVRNARYSQRLPRKNLPLTVQMKIDGVESFTFKEIVLATDNFNSSTQIGQGGYGKVYRGVLPDKTVVAIKRAEEGSLQGEKEFLTEIQLLSRLHHRNLVSLAGYCVERGEQMLVYEFLPNGTLRDWLSDKEKLSFGARLSIALGSAKGILYLHTEANPPVFHRDIKASNILLDSKLTAKVADFGLSLLAPVMDDDGYQPNHVSTVVKGTPGYLDPEYFLTRKLTDKSDVYSLGVVFMELLTGMQPIYRGKNIVREVNIAWESGKMFSIIDSRMGSYPSKCIERFVALALWCCHDEQDKRPSMLEVVRELENILRILPEKETTEIDSASTYSRKTTPTFSGTSASSSSFWTNRDISNSSSLLGSDLSSGVIPIIPPR; from the exons ATGTCGTGGATGAGAAGTCTTGGCTGTGTTTTTGTGCTGTCCTATTGTTACTTGGTGCTCCAAACAGATGCACAAATTACAGATGCACAAATTACAGATCCCTCAGAAG TTGATGCATTGATATCAGTCAAGAACAGTTTGGTTGATCCTATGAAGCATCTCAGTAGTTGGAAGAAAGGGGGAGATCCTTGCGCATCCAACTGGACTGGCATTTTTTGTTTCGACACAAATGCGACTGATGGATATTTGCACGTCCGAGAACT GCAACTGCTGAATATGAATCTTTCTGGACGTTTAACACCTAAGCTTGGCCAACTTTCTCGACTTACAATATT GGATTTCATGTGGAACGAATTGGATGGCAGCATACCGAAGGAGATAGGAAACATTTCATCTTTACAACTCCT GCTCTTGAATGGCAACAAATTATCAGGTTTTTTACCTGATGAGCTTGGCTATTTATCGAAATTAGATCGACTACAAGTGGACAAGAACTATATTTCAGGTCCAATACCAGCATCATTTGCCAACTTGAGCAGTGTGAAACATAT CCACATGAACAACAACTCGATTAGGGGTCAAATCCCACCCGAGCTTTCCAAATTATCCACTCTTCGTCACTT GCTTttggataataatattttatctggGTATCTTCCACCAGAATTCTCAGTCTTGCCGGAGTTGCGCATACT TCAGCTTGACAACAACAAATTTATTGGCCCTGGGATTCCAGATACCTATGGCAACCTTTCCAAATTAGCAAAATT AAGTCTCAGAAATTGCAGCTTACAAGGAAGCATACCGGGCCTTAGCAGCATACAAAACCTTTTATATCT GGATCTAAGCAAGAATGAGCTCAGTGGACCCTTGCCACCAACACTCTCTGATAACATAACCACTAT TGATCTGTCAGATAACCATCTCAACGGATCTATACCAAGTTTCTCAAATCTTACTTCTCTGCAGAGACT TGATCTCAGCAACAATTCGCTTTCAAGCATTCTAGGAGAAGTGAATCTGCCAGAAAATGTCACCCTGAG GCTTGGAGGCAATCCTATCTGCCATGATGCTAACATACCAAACATTATCCAGTTCTGTGAACCTGAAGATGGAGGAGATCAGACTGCTGAAAGGCGAACAAATTCAAAAGTTACATGTGATGTTCAATCGTGTCCAACAGATGACTTCTTTGAATATGTTGCATCATCTCCTGTGACATGCTTTTGTGCAGCCCCTCTCAGAATTGGATACCGTCTTAAGAGCCCCAGCTTCTCTTATTTCACACCACATGTTAATCAATTCGAGAAGTACGTAACGCGTTCTCTTAACATGAGCTCGTATCAGTTGTCCATTGATTCCTTTTTCTGGGAAGAAGGACCTCGTCTAAGGATGTATTTGAAGCTCTTTCCTCCAGCTAATAATCATTCAACAATGTACAATGCGACAGAGGTTCAACGAATACGAGATATATTTGCATCATGGCAATTTCCTCCAAATGACTTCTTTGGACCATATGAGCTTCTCAACTTCACCCTACTGGGACCTTATGCACAGA TGAATGTTGAGTCCCATAAAGAATGTATCAGTAAGGGTGTTTGGGCAGCCATAATACTAGCTGCTATTGCCTGTGCTGTTGTAATAATTTCAGCAATCACAGTTTCGATTATTGTAAGAAATGCCAGATACAGTCAGAGGCTTCCAAGAAAAAATTTAC CCTTAACAGTACAGATGAAAATTGATGGAGTGGAGAGCTTCACTTTCAAGGAAATAGTCTTGGCTACCGATAACTTCAACAGCTCGACacaaattggtcaaggaggttatgGAAAGGTTTATAGAGGTGTTTTACCAGACAAAACAGTGGTAGCTATAAAGCGAGCCGAAGAAGGATCCTTACAAGGCGAAAAGGAATTTTTGACGGAGATCCAGTTGTTGTCAAGGTTACATCACCGAAATCTAGTTTCGTTGGCTGGATATTGTGTTGAAAGAGGGGAGCAG ATGCTAGTATACGAGTTCTTGCCGAATGGTACCTTGAGGGACTGGCTGTCTG ACAAGGAGAAGCTCAGCTTTGGAGCAAGGTTAAGCATTGCTTTGGGTTCAGCAAAGGGGATCCTTTACCTACATACCGAAGCAAACCCTCCAGTATTCCACCGAGATATTAAGGCTAGCAACATACTTTTGGACTCTAAGCTTACTGCTAAGGTTGCCGACTTTGGACTCTCACTTCTGGCTCCAGTCATGGATGATGATGGGTATCAGCCTAATCATGTATCTACAGTGGTGAAGGGAACTCCA GGATACCTTGATCCAGAATATTTTTTGACCCGCAAGTTGACAGACAAGAGTGATGTCTACAGCCTTGGAGTTGTATTTATGGAGCTATTGACAGGAATGCAGCCAATATATCGTGGAAAAAACATAGTCCGAGAG GTAAATATTGCTTGGGAGTCAGGTAAGATGTTCTCCATCATAGACAGCAGAATGGGTTCCTATCCATCTAAATGCATCGAGAGATTTGTAGCTTTGGCACTCTGGTGTTGCCATGATGAGCAAGACAAGCGGCCATCAATGCTGGAAGTGGTCAGGGAACTTGAAAACATTCTCAGAATCTTGCCAGAAAAAGAAACTACTGAAATAGATTCTGCTTCTACTTATTCCAGGAAGACCACACCCACATTTTCTGGCACGTCagcatcttcatcttcattctGGACAAACAGGGATATATCCAACTCGTCCAGTCTCTTGGGAAGTGATCTTAGCAGTGGTGTCATTCCAATCATACCGCCTCGTTGA
- the LOC118047184 gene encoding probable LRR receptor-like serine/threonine-protein kinase At1g06840 isoform X3 — MSWMRSLGCVFVLSYCYLVLQTDAQITDAQITDPSEVDALISVKNSLVDPMKHLSSWKKGGDPCASNWTGIFCFDTNATDGYLHVRELQLLNMNLSGRLTPKLGQLSRLTILDFMWNELDGSIPKEIGNISSLQLLLLNGNKLSGFLPDELGYLSKLDRLQVDKNYISGPIPASFANLSSVKHIHMNNNSIRGQIPPELSKLSTLRHLLLDNNILSGYLPPEFSVLPELRILQLDNNKFIGPGIPDTYGNLSKLAKLSLRNCSLQGSIPGLSSIQNLLYLDLSKNELSGPLPPTLSDNITTIDLSDNHLNGSIPSFSNLTSLQRLDLSNNSLSSILGEVNLPENVTLRLGGNPICHDANIPNIIQFCEPEDGGDQTAERRTNSKVTCDVQSCPTDDFFEYVASSPVTCFCAAPLRIGYRLKSPSFSYFTPHVNQFEKYVTRSLNMSSYQLSIDSFFWEEGPRLRMYLKLFPPANNHSTMYNATEVQRIRDIFASWQFPPNDFFGPYELLNFTLLGPYAQMNVESHKECISKGVWAAIILAAIACAVVIISAITVSIIVRNARYSQRLPRKNLPLTVQMKIDGVESFTFKEIVLATDNFNSSTQIGQGGYGKVYRGVLPDKTVVAIKRAEEGSLQGEKEFLTEIQLLSRLHHRNLVSLAGYCVERGEQGYLDPEYFLTRKLTDKSDVYSLGVVFMELLTGMQPIYRGKNIVREVNIAWESGKMFSIIDSRMGSYPSKCIERFVALALWCCHDEQDKRPSMLEVVRELENILRILPEKETTEIDSASTYSRKTTPTFSGTSASSSSFWTNRDISNSSSLLGSDLSSGVIPIIPPR, encoded by the exons ATGTCGTGGATGAGAAGTCTTGGCTGTGTTTTTGTGCTGTCCTATTGTTACTTGGTGCTCCAAACAGATGCACAAATTACAGATGCACAAATTACAGATCCCTCAGAAG TTGATGCATTGATATCAGTCAAGAACAGTTTGGTTGATCCTATGAAGCATCTCAGTAGTTGGAAGAAAGGGGGAGATCCTTGCGCATCCAACTGGACTGGCATTTTTTGTTTCGACACAAATGCGACTGATGGATATTTGCACGTCCGAGAACT GCAACTGCTGAATATGAATCTTTCTGGACGTTTAACACCTAAGCTTGGCCAACTTTCTCGACTTACAATATT GGATTTCATGTGGAACGAATTGGATGGCAGCATACCGAAGGAGATAGGAAACATTTCATCTTTACAACTCCT GCTCTTGAATGGCAACAAATTATCAGGTTTTTTACCTGATGAGCTTGGCTATTTATCGAAATTAGATCGACTACAAGTGGACAAGAACTATATTTCAGGTCCAATACCAGCATCATTTGCCAACTTGAGCAGTGTGAAACATAT CCACATGAACAACAACTCGATTAGGGGTCAAATCCCACCCGAGCTTTCCAAATTATCCACTCTTCGTCACTT GCTTttggataataatattttatctggGTATCTTCCACCAGAATTCTCAGTCTTGCCGGAGTTGCGCATACT TCAGCTTGACAACAACAAATTTATTGGCCCTGGGATTCCAGATACCTATGGCAACCTTTCCAAATTAGCAAAATT AAGTCTCAGAAATTGCAGCTTACAAGGAAGCATACCGGGCCTTAGCAGCATACAAAACCTTTTATATCT GGATCTAAGCAAGAATGAGCTCAGTGGACCCTTGCCACCAACACTCTCTGATAACATAACCACTAT TGATCTGTCAGATAACCATCTCAACGGATCTATACCAAGTTTCTCAAATCTTACTTCTCTGCAGAGACT TGATCTCAGCAACAATTCGCTTTCAAGCATTCTAGGAGAAGTGAATCTGCCAGAAAATGTCACCCTGAG GCTTGGAGGCAATCCTATCTGCCATGATGCTAACATACCAAACATTATCCAGTTCTGTGAACCTGAAGATGGAGGAGATCAGACTGCTGAAAGGCGAACAAATTCAAAAGTTACATGTGATGTTCAATCGTGTCCAACAGATGACTTCTTTGAATATGTTGCATCATCTCCTGTGACATGCTTTTGTGCAGCCCCTCTCAGAATTGGATACCGTCTTAAGAGCCCCAGCTTCTCTTATTTCACACCACATGTTAATCAATTCGAGAAGTACGTAACGCGTTCTCTTAACATGAGCTCGTATCAGTTGTCCATTGATTCCTTTTTCTGGGAAGAAGGACCTCGTCTAAGGATGTATTTGAAGCTCTTTCCTCCAGCTAATAATCATTCAACAATGTACAATGCGACAGAGGTTCAACGAATACGAGATATATTTGCATCATGGCAATTTCCTCCAAATGACTTCTTTGGACCATATGAGCTTCTCAACTTCACCCTACTGGGACCTTATGCACAGA TGAATGTTGAGTCCCATAAAGAATGTATCAGTAAGGGTGTTTGGGCAGCCATAATACTAGCTGCTATTGCCTGTGCTGTTGTAATAATTTCAGCAATCACAGTTTCGATTATTGTAAGAAATGCCAGATACAGTCAGAGGCTTCCAAGAAAAAATTTAC CCTTAACAGTACAGATGAAAATTGATGGAGTGGAGAGCTTCACTTTCAAGGAAATAGTCTTGGCTACCGATAACTTCAACAGCTCGACacaaattggtcaaggaggttatgGAAAGGTTTATAGAGGTGTTTTACCAGACAAAACAGTGGTAGCTATAAAGCGAGCCGAAGAAGGATCCTTACAAGGCGAAAAGGAATTTTTGACGGAGATCCAGTTGTTGTCAAGGTTACATCACCGAAATCTAGTTTCGTTGGCTGGATATTGTGTTGAAAGAGGGGAGCAG GGATACCTTGATCCAGAATATTTTTTGACCCGCAAGTTGACAGACAAGAGTGATGTCTACAGCCTTGGAGTTGTATTTATGGAGCTATTGACAGGAATGCAGCCAATATATCGTGGAAAAAACATAGTCCGAGAG GTAAATATTGCTTGGGAGTCAGGTAAGATGTTCTCCATCATAGACAGCAGAATGGGTTCCTATCCATCTAAATGCATCGAGAGATTTGTAGCTTTGGCACTCTGGTGTTGCCATGATGAGCAAGACAAGCGGCCATCAATGCTGGAAGTGGTCAGGGAACTTGAAAACATTCTCAGAATCTTGCCAGAAAAAGAAACTACTGAAATAGATTCTGCTTCTACTTATTCCAGGAAGACCACACCCACATTTTCTGGCACGTCagcatcttcatcttcattctGGACAAACAGGGATATATCCAACTCGTCCAGTCTCTTGGGAAGTGATCTTAGCAGTGGTGTCATTCCAATCATACCGCCTCGTTGA
- the LOC118047184 gene encoding probable LRR receptor-like serine/threonine-protein kinase At1g06840 isoform X2, whose amino-acid sequence MNLSGRLTPKLGQLSRLTILDFMWNELDGSIPKEIGNISSLQLLLLNGNKLSGFLPDELGYLSKLDRLQVDKNYISGPIPASFANLSSVKHIHMNNNSIRGQIPPELSKLSTLRHLLLDNNILSGYLPPEFSVLPELRILQLDNNKFIGPGIPDTYGNLSKLAKLSLRNCSLQGSIPGLSSIQNLLYLDLSKNELSGPLPPTLSDNITTIDLSDNHLNGSIPSFSNLTSLQRLDLSNNSLSSILGEVNLPENVTLRLGGNPICHDANIPNIIQFCEPEDGGDQTAERRTNSKVTCDVQSCPTDDFFEYVASSPVTCFCAAPLRIGYRLKSPSFSYFTPHVNQFEKYVTRSLNMSSYQLSIDSFFWEEGPRLRMYLKLFPPANNHSTMYNATEVQRIRDIFASWQFPPNDFFGPYELLNFTLLGPYAQMNVESHKECISKGVWAAIILAAIACAVVIISAITVSIIVRNARYSQRLPRKNLPLTVQMKIDGVESFTFKEIVLATDNFNSSTQIGQGGYGKVYRGVLPDKTVVAIKRAEEGSLQGEKEFLTEIQLLSRLHHRNLVSLAGYCVERGEQMLVYEFLPNGTLRDWLSDKEKLSFGARLSIALGSAKGILYLHTEANPPVFHRDIKASNILLDSKLTAKVADFGLSLLAPVMDDDGYQPNHVSTVVKGTPGYLDPEYFLTRKLTDKSDVYSLGVVFMELLTGMQPIYRGKNIVREVNIAWESGKMFSIIDSRMGSYPSKCIERFVALALWCCHDEQDKRPSMLEVVRELENILRILPEKETTEIDSASTYSRKTTPTFSGTSASSSSFWTNRDISNSSSLLGSDLSSGVIPIIPPR is encoded by the exons ATGAATCTTTCTGGACGTTTAACACCTAAGCTTGGCCAACTTTCTCGACTTACAATATT GGATTTCATGTGGAACGAATTGGATGGCAGCATACCGAAGGAGATAGGAAACATTTCATCTTTACAACTCCT GCTCTTGAATGGCAACAAATTATCAGGTTTTTTACCTGATGAGCTTGGCTATTTATCGAAATTAGATCGACTACAAGTGGACAAGAACTATATTTCAGGTCCAATACCAGCATCATTTGCCAACTTGAGCAGTGTGAAACATAT CCACATGAACAACAACTCGATTAGGGGTCAAATCCCACCCGAGCTTTCCAAATTATCCACTCTTCGTCACTT GCTTttggataataatattttatctggGTATCTTCCACCAGAATTCTCAGTCTTGCCGGAGTTGCGCATACT TCAGCTTGACAACAACAAATTTATTGGCCCTGGGATTCCAGATACCTATGGCAACCTTTCCAAATTAGCAAAATT AAGTCTCAGAAATTGCAGCTTACAAGGAAGCATACCGGGCCTTAGCAGCATACAAAACCTTTTATATCT GGATCTAAGCAAGAATGAGCTCAGTGGACCCTTGCCACCAACACTCTCTGATAACATAACCACTAT TGATCTGTCAGATAACCATCTCAACGGATCTATACCAAGTTTCTCAAATCTTACTTCTCTGCAGAGACT TGATCTCAGCAACAATTCGCTTTCAAGCATTCTAGGAGAAGTGAATCTGCCAGAAAATGTCACCCTGAG GCTTGGAGGCAATCCTATCTGCCATGATGCTAACATACCAAACATTATCCAGTTCTGTGAACCTGAAGATGGAGGAGATCAGACTGCTGAAAGGCGAACAAATTCAAAAGTTACATGTGATGTTCAATCGTGTCCAACAGATGACTTCTTTGAATATGTTGCATCATCTCCTGTGACATGCTTTTGTGCAGCCCCTCTCAGAATTGGATACCGTCTTAAGAGCCCCAGCTTCTCTTATTTCACACCACATGTTAATCAATTCGAGAAGTACGTAACGCGTTCTCTTAACATGAGCTCGTATCAGTTGTCCATTGATTCCTTTTTCTGGGAAGAAGGACCTCGTCTAAGGATGTATTTGAAGCTCTTTCCTCCAGCTAATAATCATTCAACAATGTACAATGCGACAGAGGTTCAACGAATACGAGATATATTTGCATCATGGCAATTTCCTCCAAATGACTTCTTTGGACCATATGAGCTTCTCAACTTCACCCTACTGGGACCTTATGCACAGA TGAATGTTGAGTCCCATAAAGAATGTATCAGTAAGGGTGTTTGGGCAGCCATAATACTAGCTGCTATTGCCTGTGCTGTTGTAATAATTTCAGCAATCACAGTTTCGATTATTGTAAGAAATGCCAGATACAGTCAGAGGCTTCCAAGAAAAAATTTAC CCTTAACAGTACAGATGAAAATTGATGGAGTGGAGAGCTTCACTTTCAAGGAAATAGTCTTGGCTACCGATAACTTCAACAGCTCGACacaaattggtcaaggaggttatgGAAAGGTTTATAGAGGTGTTTTACCAGACAAAACAGTGGTAGCTATAAAGCGAGCCGAAGAAGGATCCTTACAAGGCGAAAAGGAATTTTTGACGGAGATCCAGTTGTTGTCAAGGTTACATCACCGAAATCTAGTTTCGTTGGCTGGATATTGTGTTGAAAGAGGGGAGCAG ATGCTAGTATACGAGTTCTTGCCGAATGGTACCTTGAGGGACTGGCTGTCTG ACAAGGAGAAGCTCAGCTTTGGAGCAAGGTTAAGCATTGCTTTGGGTTCAGCAAAGGGGATCCTTTACCTACATACCGAAGCAAACCCTCCAGTATTCCACCGAGATATTAAGGCTAGCAACATACTTTTGGACTCTAAGCTTACTGCTAAGGTTGCCGACTTTGGACTCTCACTTCTGGCTCCAGTCATGGATGATGATGGGTATCAGCCTAATCATGTATCTACAGTGGTGAAGGGAACTCCA GGATACCTTGATCCAGAATATTTTTTGACCCGCAAGTTGACAGACAAGAGTGATGTCTACAGCCTTGGAGTTGTATTTATGGAGCTATTGACAGGAATGCAGCCAATATATCGTGGAAAAAACATAGTCCGAGAG GTAAATATTGCTTGGGAGTCAGGTAAGATGTTCTCCATCATAGACAGCAGAATGGGTTCCTATCCATCTAAATGCATCGAGAGATTTGTAGCTTTGGCACTCTGGTGTTGCCATGATGAGCAAGACAAGCGGCCATCAATGCTGGAAGTGGTCAGGGAACTTGAAAACATTCTCAGAATCTTGCCAGAAAAAGAAACTACTGAAATAGATTCTGCTTCTACTTATTCCAGGAAGACCACACCCACATTTTCTGGCACGTCagcatcttcatcttcattctGGACAAACAGGGATATATCCAACTCGTCCAGTCTCTTGGGAAGTGATCTTAGCAGTGGTGTCATTCCAATCATACCGCCTCGTTGA